A stretch of the Vigna radiata var. radiata cultivar VC1973A chromosome 7, Vradiata_ver6, whole genome shotgun sequence genome encodes the following:
- the LOC106767296 gene encoding sulfite exporter TauE/SafE family protein 3, whose translation MAVKWVAAKALIAFVLLVSVSAAPSHQNNAENKTPSNGTIGIDYHAKAFYKHHWPSMKFGWKIIVGSIVGFLGSAFGTVGGVGGGGIFVPMLTLIVGFDQKSATAISKCMITGGATATVLYNLRQRHPTLDLPVIDYDLALLFQPMLMLGISIGVAFNVIFPEWMLTVLLIIFFVGISIKSFLKGVDTWKKETIMKKEAKKNSRIDDIGTPEDTAHYIQTEDLAKDVNEPKKKVSLVENIRWKELGLLFSGWIMILGLEIAKKHTTTCSRLYWLMNLLQVPVAVGMSSYEAVRLYKGKRIIASKGDQQPNFCVLQLVLFCACGTLAGMIAGLLGLGGGFILGPLFLGLGIPPQVASATSTLVMAFSASMAVVEYYLLKRFPVPYALFFVSIATAAALVGQHLVKKAIAILGRASVIIFILTFTLCVSAVLLGGVGVVHMIQKIEHNEYMGFGDLCTYRAH comes from the exons ATGGCTGTGAAATGGGTTGCTGCAAAGGCTCTCATTGCTTTCGTTCTTCTTGTTTCGGTGTCGGCTGCTCCTTCTCATCAGAATAATGCAGAGAACAAAACGCCATCAAATGGAACTATAGGGATTGATTATCATGCTAAAGCATTTTACAAGCACCATTGGCCG AGTATGAAATTTGGATGGAAAATAATAGTAGGAAGCATAGTTGGATTCCTAGGATCAGCATTTGGAACTGTTGGAGGTGTTGGTGGGGGTGGCATCTTTGTTCCCATGCTTACTCTTATTGTTGGATTTGATCAAAAATCAGCAACAGCAATTTCCAAAT GCATGATTACTGGTGGAGCAACAGCAACAGTTTTGTACAATTTGAGGCAGAGACACCCTACACTTGATTTGCCTGTGATTGATTATGACTTAGCACTTCTCTTCCAACCAATGTTGATGCTTGGAATCAGTATTGGAGTTGCTTTCAATGTTATTTTTCCTGAGTGGATGCTAACAGTTTTGCTAATAATATTTTTCGTTG GCATTTCCATTAAATCCTTCTTGAAGGGTGTGGATACATGGAAGAAAGAAACCATCATGAAGAAG GAAGCTAAGAAGAATTCACGGATTGACG ACATTGGAACTCCTGAAGATACTGCACATTATATTCAAACAGAAGACCTTGCCAAAGATGTTAATGAACCAAAGAAAAAG GTTTCTCTAGTTGAGAACATTCGTTGGAAGGAACTTGGACTTCTTTTTTCTGGCTGGATCATGATTCTTGGATTAGAGATTGCAAAA AAACACACAACAACTTGCTCACGGTTATATTGGCTAATGAATCTACTTCAG GTTCCCGTAGCTGTAGGAATGAGTTCATATGAGGCTGTGCGTCTATACAAAGGGAAGAGAATCATAGCATCCAAGGGAGACCAACAACCAAATTTTTGTGTGCTGCAGTTGGTTCTATTCTGTGCTTGTGGCACACTTGCTGGCATGATTGCTGGTTTGCTAGGCCTTGGTGGAGGATTCATCTTGGGACCCCTTTTCCTTGGTCTAGGAATTCCTCCTCAG GTTGCAAGTGCTACATCCACTTTGGTGATGGCTTTTTCTGCCTCTATGGCAGTGGTGGAATATTACCTTCTCAAACGTTTCCCCGTTCCTTATG CTCTTTTCTTCGTAAGCATAGCCACTGCTGCAGCACTTGTTGGACAGCATTTAGTGAAAAAGGCCATTGCCATACTAGGAAGAGCATCTGTGATCATTTTCATCCTAACCTTCACACTCTGTGTTAGTGCAGTTTTACTAG GTGGAGTAGGAGTTGTACACATGATTCAAAAGATTGAACATAACGAGTACATGGGATTTGGAGATCTTTGCACGTACAGAGCCCACTAA
- the LOC106766459 gene encoding sulfite exporter TauE/SafE family protein 3-like → MKFGWRIIVGSIVGFLGSAFGNIGGIGGGGIFVPMLTLIIGFDTKSAIAISKFMITGGATATVFYNLRQRHPTLDLPVIDYDLALLFQPMLMLGISIGVDFNVIFPEWMLTVLLIILFVGLSIKSFLKGVETWKHETIMKKEARKNSRIDDIATAEDGAHYIHTEGPVKDNTKELRKKVSMVDNIRWKDLGHLFAVWIMILALEIGKNYTTTCSGAYWAVNLLQIPIAVGMSSYQAMRLYKGKRSIASKGDQQPRWRVWQLILFCCCGTLAGTLAGLLGLGGGFILAPLFLGIGIPPQVASATSILAMAFSASMAVVEYYLLKRFPVPYALCLVGVATAASLVGQYLVRKVIAILGRASVIIFVLTFTLCVSAVLLGGVGVVHMIQKIERKEHMGFGNLCMYTAKN, encoded by the exons ATGAAATTTGGATGGAGAATAATAGTAGGAAGCATAGTTGGATTCCTAGGATCAGCATTTGGGAATATTGGAGGTATTGGTGGGGGTGGCATCTTTGTTCCCATGCTTACCCTCATTATTGGATTTGATACAAAATCTGCAATAGCAATTTCTAAAT TTATGATTACTGGTGGAGCAACAGCAACAGTTTTCTACAATTTGAGGCAAAGACACCCCACACTTGATTTGCCCGTGATTGATTATGACTTAGCACTTCTCTTCCAACCAATGTTGATGCTTGGAATCAGCATCGGAGTTGACTTCAATGTCATTTTTCCTGAGTGGATGCTAACAGTTTTGCTAATAATACTTTTCGTTG GTctttcaattaagtcctttctAAAGGGTGTTGAGACATGGAAGCACGAAACCATTATGAAGAAG GAAGCTAGGAAGAATTCACGGATTGATG ATATTGCAACTGCTGAAGATGGTGCACATTATATTCATACAGAAGGCCCTGTCAAAGACAACACTAAGGAACTAAGGAAAAAA GTTTCTATGGTTGACAACATTCGTTGGAAGGACCTTGGACATCTTTTCGCTGTCTGGATCATGATACTTGCGTTAGAGATTGGAAAA AATTACACGACTACTTGCTCTGGAGCATATTGGGCAGTGAATTTACTCCAG ATCCCAATAGCTGTAGGAATGAGTTCATACCAGGCCATGAGACTATACAAAGGAAAGAGAAGCATAGCGTCAAAGGGAGATCAACAACCACGTTGGAGAGTGTGGCAGTTAATTCTATTCTGTTGTTGTGGCACACTTGCTGGCACACTTGCCGGCTTGTTAGGCCTTGGTGGAGGATTCATCTTGGCACCCCTTTTCCTTGGAATTGGAATCCCTCCTCAG GTGGCAAGTGCTACATCCATTTTGGCAATGGCATTTTCAGCATCTATGGCTGTGGTGGAATATTACCTTCTCAAACGTTTCCCCGTTCCATATG CACTGTGCTTGGTAGGCGTAGCGACTGCAGCTTCACTTGTTGGACAGTATTTGGTGAGAAAGGTGATTGCCATATTGGGGAGAGCATCTGTGATAATTTTCGTCCTAACCTTCACACTATGTGTGAGTGCAGTTTTACTAG GTGGGGTAGGAGTTGTACACATGATCCAAAAGATTGAACGCAAGGAGCATATGGGATTTGGAAACCTTTGCATGTACACGGCTAAAAATTAA
- the LOC106766460 gene encoding sulfite exporter TauE/SafE family protein 3-like: MKFGWRIIVGSIVGFLGSAFGNIGGIGGGGIFVPMLTLIIGFDTKSAIAISKFMITGGATATVFYNLRQRHPTLDLPVIDYDLALLFQPMLMLGISIGVDFNVIFPEWMLTVLLIILFVGLSIKSFLKGVETWKQETIMKKEARKNSRIDDIATAEDGAHYIHTEGPVKDKTKELRKKVSMVDNIRWKDLGHLFAVWIMILALEIGKNYTTTCSGAYWAVNLLQIPIAVGMSSYQAMRLYKGKRSIASKGDQQPRWRVWQLILFCCCGTLAGTLAGLLGLGGGFILAPLFLGIGIPPQVASATSILAMAFSASMAVVEYYLLKRFPVPYALCLVGVATAASVVGQYLVRKVIAILGRASVIIFILTFTLCVSAVLLGGVGVVHMIQKIERNEHMGFGNLCMYTAKN; the protein is encoded by the exons ATGAAATTTGGATGGAGAATAATAGTAGGAAGCATAGTTGGATTCCTAGGATCAGCATTTGGGAATATTGGAGGTATTGGTGGGGGTGGCATCTTTGTTCCCATGCTTACCCTCATTATTGGATTTGATACAAAATCTGCAATAGCAATTTCTAAAT TTATGATTACTGGTGGAGCAACAGCAACAGTTTTCTACAATTTGAGGCAAAGACACCCCACACTTGATTTGCCCGTGATTGATTATGACTTAGCACTTCTCTTCCAACCAATGTTGATGCTTGGAATCAGCATCGGAGTTGACTTCAATGTCATTTTTCCTGAGTGGATGCTAACAGTTTTGCTAATAATACTTTTCGTTG GCctttcaattaagtcctttctTAAGGGTGTTGAGACATGGAAGCAAGAAACCATTATGAAGAAG GAAGCTAGGAAGAATTCACGGATTGATG ATATTGCAACTGCTGAAGATGGTGCACATTATATTCATACAGAAGGCCCTGTCAAAGACAAAACTAAGGAACTAAGGAAAAAA GTTTCTATGGTTGACAACATTCGTTGGAAGGACCTTGGACATCTTTTCGCTGTCTGGATCATGATACTTGCGTTAGAGATTGGAAAA AATTACACGACTACTTGCTCTGGAGCATATTGGGCAGTGAATTTACTCCAG ATCCCAATAGCTGTAGGAATGAGTTCATACCAGGCCATGAGACTATACAAAGGAAAGAGAAGCATAGCGTCAAAGGGAGATCAACAACCACGTTGGAGAGTGTGGCAGTTAATTCTATTCTGTTGTTGTGGTACACTTGCTGGCACATTAGCCGGTTTGTTAGGACTTGGCGGAGGATTCATCTTGGCACCCCTTTTCCTTGGAATTGGAATCCCTCCTCAG GTGGCAAGTGCTACATCCATTTTGGCAATGGCATTTTCAGCATCTATGGCTGTGGTGGAATATTACCTTCTCAAACGTTTCCCCGTTCCTTATG CACTGTGCTTGGTAGGTGTAGCGACTGCAGCCTCAGTTGTTGGACAGTATTTGGTGAGAAAGGTGATTGCCATATTGGGGAGAGCATCTGTGATAATATTCATCCTAACCTTCACACTGTGTGTGAGTGCAGTTTTACTAG GTGGGGTAGGAGTTGTACACATGATCCAAAAGATTGAACGCAATGAACACATGGGATTTGGAAACCTTTGCATGTACACGGCTAAAAATTAA
- the LOC106766461 gene encoding sulfite exporter TauE/SafE family protein 3-like, with protein MGVHDVSQRWDVKWFSGKVLIAMLLLVTVSAENITLQSNHTKGVDTNHHAQLFYDHTWPSMKFGWRIIVGSIVGFLGSAFGNVGGVGGGGIFVPMLTLIIGFDAKSAIAISKCMITGGATATVLYNFRQRHPTLDLPVIDYDLALLFQPVLMLGISIGVAFNVIFPEWMLTVLLVILFTGISIKSFLKGVDTWKKETIMKKEAMKNSRIDDIATPEAAHYIQTEDPVKEDTKEPKKKVSIVENIRWNELGLLFAIWIMILALEIGKSCTITCSGSYWALNLLQVPVALGMSSYQAMRLYKGKRSIASKGDQQPRWRVWQLILFCCCGILAGTIAGLLGLGGGFILAPLFLGIGIPPQVASATSILAMAFSASMAVVEYYLLKRFPIPYALYLVGVATAASIVGQYLVRKVVAILGRASVIIFILTFTLCVSAVLLGGVGVAHMIQKIEHKEYMGFGNLCMYKVKS; from the exons ATGGGTGTGCATGATGTATCACAAAGATGGGATGTGAAATGGTTTTCTGGAAAGGTTCTCATTGCTATGCTTCTTCTTGTCACTGTCTCTGCTGAGAACATCACCTTACAATCCAATCACACCAAAGGGGTTGATACCAATCATCATGCTCAACTATTTTACGACCACACTTGGCCG AGTATGAAATTTGGATGGAGAATAATAGTAGGAAGCATAGTTGGATTCCTAGGATCAGCATTTGGAAATGTTGGAGGTGTTGGTGGGGGTGGCATCTTTGTGCCCATGCTTACTCTCATTATAGGATTTGATGCAAAATCAGCAATAGCAATATCAAAAT GCATGATTACTGGTGGAGCAACAGCAACTGTTTTGTACAATTTTAGGCAAAGACACCCCACACTTGATTTGCCTGTGATTGATTATGACTTAGCACTTCTCTTCCAACCCGTGTTGATGCTTGGAATCAGTATTGGAGTTGCTTTCAATGTCATATTTCCTGAGTGGATGCTAACAGTTTTGCTAGTAATACTTTTC ACAGGCATTTCGATTAAATCCTTCTTGAAGGGTGTTGATACATGGAAGAAAGAAACCATTATGAAGAAG GAAGCTATGAAGAATTCACGGATTGATG ACATTGCGACTCCTGAAGCTGCACATTATATTCAAACAGAAGATCCTGTCAAAGAAGATACTAAGGAACCAAAGAAAAAA GTTTCTATAGTTGAGAACATTCGTTGGAATGAACTTGGTCTTCTTTTCGCTATCTGGATCATGATACTTGCATTAGAGATTGGAAAA AGTTGCACAATAACTTGCTCTGGATCATATTGGGCATTGAATCTACTCCAG GTCCCAGTAGCTTTAGGAATGAGTTCATATCAGGCCATGAGACTATATAAAGGGAAGAGAAGCATAGCTTCAAAGGGAGATCAACAACCACGTTGGAGAGTGTGGCAGTTAATTCTATTCTGCTGTTGTGGCATACTTGCTGGCACCATTGCTGGTTTGTTAGGACTTGGTGGAGGATTCATCTTGGCACCCCTTTTCCTTGGAATTGGAATCCCTCCTCAG GTGGCAAGTGCTACATCTATTTTGGCAATGGCATTTTCAGCATCTATGGCTGTGGTGGAATATTACCTTCTCAAACGTTTTCCCATTCCTTATG CCCTTTACTTGGTAGGTGTAGCGACTGCAGCTTCAATTGTTGGACAGTATTTGGTGAGAAAGGTGGTTGCCATATTGGGGAGAGCATCTGTGATAATATTCATCCTAACCTTCACACTGTGTGTGAGTGCAGTTTTACTAG GTGGAGTAGGAGTTGCACACATGATCCAAAAGATTGAACACAAGGAGTACATGGGATTTGGAAACCTTTGCATGTACAAGGTTAAAAGTTAA